Genomic DNA from Actinomycetes bacterium:
CCACTGGCCCGCGCGTCCAGCAAGTCAGCCGGCGGGTAGGGGTCGAACAGCCCGTCGATCGCCCGCCAGACGTCGTCCTGCGGTCCAAAGGTGGAGACCGCGAGCCGGCCACCCGGAGCGAGCAGCCGCCGCCAGGACCGCACGGCCGCGGGCGGGTCGGGCAGGAAGGACAGCACCACCGACGACGCCACCAGGTCGAACGCCGCAGCGGGCAGGTCAGGCGTCTGCGCGTCCCCCACGACCACCTCGACGTGGTGGAGCGAGGCTTGCTCGGCGGCTCGAACTGCGGCGGCCACCATGACCGGGGAGATGTCGATGCCGACCACGCGTCCGGTCCGGCCGACAGCGGCGGCGGCCTTGAGCAGGAAGGCACCCTTGCCGCACCCCAGGTCGCCACCGCGTCGCCCGGGCGCGGCGGGCAGGCGTCGATCAGCCCCTGTGCGATGGGCTGGAGGAAGTCGACGCCCAGGGCGTGGTAGCTGTCGGCGAGGACGTCGAACAACCGGGCGCTGCGCTCCTGCGAGGACATCGCCGCCGGGTCGGAGACCATGCCGGACAGTGTCGATCCTGTCGAACGTGTCAACCCTGGTCGGTCACCGTGAGGTCGGCCGGCTCGACCCGGACGCCGCGGTCGGCGGCCGTCCACGCGGCCGCGCAGGAGGCCCGCAGCCCGTCGTCTGGCCGCCCCGACCCGGTGAGCTGCAGCGAGCCATCGGCGCCGATGCTGGCCCGCCATCCGGCGCACTGCCAGCCGCCGTCCGCGGCCGGCTCCGGCCGACGGTGCGGCTCCAGCAGCCCGCGCAGGTCGCTGGCCACGAACGTCGGGCGGTGCTCGGGCCGGGCCGCCAGCAGGTCGGCCCGCGAGCTGACGCCGGTGAGCACCAGCAGGCTCGGCAGCCCGGCCGCGTGCGCGCCCTCGATGTCGGTGTCCAACCGGTCGCCGACCACGAGCGGGCGGACCGCGCCGGTGCGCGACGCCGACTGCAGCAGCACGTCCGGCCCCGGCTTGCCGGCCACGGCGTCCGGCCGGCGGCCCACCACCCCGGCGAGCAGCGCCACGAAGGAGCCGTTGCCCGGGGCGGTGCCACCGGGGGTCGGCAGGGTGAGGTCGGTGTTCGTGGCCACCCACGGCAGCCCCGCGGCCAGCGCGTAGGCGCCCTCGGCGAGCAGCCGCCAGGACAGGTCGGGGTACCAGCCCTGAACGACGGCGGCGGGCTGCTCGGCCGCCGTGCCGACCGGGGTCAGGCCGACCGCCGCCAGCGCCTCGGTGAGGCCGGGGCCGCCGACGGCGAGCACCCGGGAACCGGTCGGCAGCCGGTCCGCCAGCACCCGGGCGGCCGCCTGGGCGGACGTCGTCACGTCGTCCGGGGCGGCCGGGAAGC
This window encodes:
- a CDS encoding methyltransferase domain-containing protein — its product is MDTVRHGLRPGGDVLAGAQRPVVRRPRRQLPRPGRRLPPAHRTGADRRLPAAPGRRGGDLGCGKGAFLLKAAAAVGRTGRVVGIDISPVMVAAAVRAAEQASLHHVEVVVGDAQTPDLPAAAFDLVASSVVLSFLPDPPAAVRSWRRLLAPGGRLAVSTFGPQDDVWRAIDGLFDPYPPADLLDARASGRRGPFGSDQGMADLVAGAGFDDVRTVTVDSPVHFADADHWHTFSLSTGQRAMWQLVPESERAALRRRAEGLLADASGPSGGHVLRQRVRYTVGAGPA
- a CDS encoding HAD-IIA family hydrolase, translating into MTPWLQAADTPLASTHDVALLDLDGTLYVGADAVPGAAGLLAAARSAGLRVAYVTNNASSTPRDVAGRLASLGFPAAPDDVTTSAQAAARVLADRLPTGSRVLAVGGPGLTEALAAVGLTPVGTAAEQPAAVVQGWYPDLSWRLLAEGAYALAAGLPWVATNTDLTLPTPGGTAPGNGSFVALLAGVVGRRPDAVAGKPGPDVLLQSASRTGAVRPLVVGDRLDTDIEGAHAAGLPSLLVLTGVSSRADLLAARPEHRPTFVASDLRGLLEPHRRPEPAADGGWQCAGWRASIGADGSLQLTGSGRPDDGLRASCAAAWTAADRGVRVEPADLTVTDQG